TAGTTTGAGAAATTTATATATCTGAACAGCAATAGTATACATTGACTTTGAAATATGATTCCGAGTCTAAAATTCTCTCATCCTGTGTTTGTTATAAATCGTGTTTAAATTGATAccaaaatagtatatttttataggatttgtttgtaatataaatcaaaatacacattttcaaaaagttacGTTTATTTCATCTAAAACTAacaatattttaacataaaaactCCTCCTAGAACATATATAATATTAGGTACAAATTATGGAAAGTTGTAGAGTTTTCTTTCCTCCATTACTGATGATTTGATCCATAGGTATATAACTTACATTAGTTTCAATCTGTTAATAAGCATTTTTGATACATCCCAGAATTTCTATTAAAGTTTCATCCACAACTTAAACCAGATACATATATTTACAGTAGTCCCATTTCAAAATTGCACCGGGATAAATTTTCATAAGTATAAAGTCTCGATTTTTTCAAACTCTATATCTTGTTTTCCGGTTCTGTTCAATCTACCAGACTTTGCAGAAACTAACAAAATACCTCAAGAAGAATGGGAAAGACATCTGACAGAATGACAGGAAATGACAACCGTAAACGTActaatataccacaaataagAGAAGAATTATATATCAGTCAGCAAGAAGTACAAAAAGCCCTTAAAGCTCTGAAAAATAGGAAGTCAACCGGGCAAGACGGTATACCAAACGAGCtacaaaaagacaaaaaattatacCGCACTTGCAAAATACCTGACAGAAGAAGAACtagtacaatttttaaaaaaggacaTGAAAAGTGCCCAAATAAACCTATTAGACACaattttgaaaagtaataacaaacaaaattaacgCAATTATATCTTTATCGGAAGAACAACAAGGCTTTAGATCCGGAAGGTCATGCGTGGACGCTGTATTGAGACAAACACATAGAATATAACAAACCAACATATCCGTGTATCATAGACCTTCAGGAAGCGTTTGACAGCATTCAACTTGAAGATGTTATACACCTGCTATATAATAGAGACATCCCGATAAATATAGTTCCCATAACCAAGTCCTAGCTAGAATTAATAACAAGTTGACAAATGCTGTACCTGTAAACAGCGGCATCACACAAGGTGACTCATTAAGCCcccttttattcaatataataatggacgaagttataaaaaaatcacgACAGGGTACCAGATGGGTAACAAACAACTTAAAATACTTTGCTACGCGGATGATGCCGTACTGTTCACTGAATCCGAGGACGATCTCCAGAGACTAGTACACATCTTCAACACAGTAGGTAAACAGTACAATATGATCATTTTTGCTGAGAAAACAAAATGCACGACAACGTCTAATAGAACCTATAAGTtgcaaaatagaaattgatggtCATGTAATACAACAGGTACTAAAATTTAGACATAACGAGCTATGGAGATGTCGAGAATGAGGTGCGACAGCAAgtcgtcaaaacaaataaagtagCAGGGTGCCTCAACAGCAccatttggaaaaataaacatcttacaaaagaaacaaaaagcagaatatataaaaaaaacaattagacGTATATTGACATACATAGCAGAGACAAAACCCGATACAACTAAGACAAAAAGACTACTAGAGTCAACGGAAATGAAAGTACTCGGGAAAATAGCAGGGAAAACACTTTTAGACagagaaagaagtgaaaacataagaaatagGTGCAAGGTAGAAAATGTAATTGACTTGCGAAAGAGTAGTGCGTATCGCAAGGGATAAATCGCCAACAGACAGAAGAGGTATTGGTCGACCGAGAAAGAGATGGTGTGACGATCTGGATCCAGGAGGCTggaactgaagaagaaacaggTTTTAAACCTACCATACAAGAAGGAAGAAGGGAAAAAAGGATTAATGCAAAAATTGTTATTACTCACCTTCTTCAAGTGACGTGTACTTAACATTAAATAAGAGctcactaaattgaaattgtttcgACGAGACAGATAAGCGATCTGCCACTTGTTCAAACATGATTTTTATCCTTTGTTTTTGTAATATGGAATTTAAAGCTAAACAATTCGATAAACAGGCCATTATGAAAGGATTACGGATtactaaaggaaaaaaaatcgcACTTTTGACTTTTGTGTACCTCAGCATGCGTCGTAAGTCGGTCTGAATCTCAATAGCAGACGCCTGAACGTGTATAACCTCTAGGTACACACGATGCTGTAATACTGCAAATGTGCATTTATTTAAAAgtgattttgaacaaattttagaTTTGAAAGGCTTTTCTCCTGTGTACCTGACTACGCAAATgtgtatttaaattaaatttccgtaaaaaattttttgaacaaatgtcacatttataCGGTTTTTCTCCGGTATGTATACCCAAATGTATATCTAAACTCTGTTTatgcaaaaaagtttttgaacaaatttcacacttgaatggcttttctcctgagTGACTACGCATATGggtattcaaattatttttttgtgtaaaagaTTTCAAGCAGATGTCACATTTGTAtggtttttctcctgtgtgattataaaaatgtgaattcAAATCACTGTTTCGGGAAAAAGTTTTcgaacaaatgtcacatttgaatggcttttctcgtGAATGAGTAAAAGAATGTATTTTCAAACCATCCATAcgtgaaaaagttttgaaacaaatttcacatttgaatggttttacTCCAGAGTGACTACGCATATGTGTATTTAATTCACTATTCCGACAAAAAGTTTTTGGGCACATGACACATTTAAATGGTTTCTCTGTATTGTGAGTATGCAAATgtgtatttaaattatatttctgtgaaaaagttttcgaaCAAATATCGCATTTAAATGGCTTTACTCCGTTATGAATATGTAAATGTTTACTGAGGTTATTTTTAtaagagaaatttttcaaacaaatgtcacatttgaatgacTTTTCTCCAGTGTGTTTACGCAAATGTTGTTTCAAACTctttttatatagaaaagttttcaaacaaatatcacatttgaacgGCTTTTCACCTGT
The sequence above is drawn from the Diorhabda carinulata isolate Delta chromosome 6, icDioCari1.1, whole genome shotgun sequence genome and encodes:
- the LOC130895443 gene encoding zinc finger protein OZF-like; this translates as MICEFCGNLYKKRIYFLRHFFINHNVKLKFYQTNKRCTKSEPTEEVKNEIEITEHHLKAELQDNSFSDYLPGDTGEKLFKSNISPKIFIQKCHLFEHSRSHRGEKPFKCTICTKTFSRRYQLHSHLRSHTGEKPFKCDICSKTYFHKKSLNIHFRRHTEEKPFKCEICPETFSQKYELNSHFYSHTGEKPFKCDICLKTFLYKKSLKQHLRKHTGEKSFKCDICLKNFSYKNNLSKHLHIHNGVKPFKCDICSKTFSQKYNLNTHLHTHNTEKPFKCVMCPKTFCRNSELNTHMRSHSGVKPFKCEICFKTFSRMDGLKIHSFTHSREKPFKCDICSKTFSRNSDLNSHFYNHTGEKPYKCDICLKSFTQKNNLNTHMRSHSGEKPFKCEICSKTFLHKQSLDIHLGIHTGEKPYKCDICSKNFLRKFNLNTHLRSQVHRRKAFQI